The Entelurus aequoreus isolate RoL-2023_Sb linkage group LG23, RoL_Eaeq_v1.1, whole genome shotgun sequence genome has a window encoding:
- the LOC133641142 gene encoding protein YIPF6-like — protein sequence MATAAEFAGLSDVSVPEDIPVEGDISVPVDASRQDDEFSTLDEPVKETIMRDLRAVGKKFVHVLYPKQSSELLRDWDLWGPLLLCVTLALLLQGGAADHDDQGGPQFAEVFVIVWFGAIIITLNSKLLGGTISFFQSLCVLGYCILPLTVAMVVCRLVLLGSTGTVSFAVRLAVVAASFAWSTFASTAFLAGSQPPNRKGLVVYPVFLFYFVIGWMILTFSPSQ from the exons ATGGCGACAGCGGCGGAGTTCGCGGGGCTGTCCGACGTCTCCGTCCCGGAGGACATCCCCGTGGAGGGCGACATCTCCGTCCCCGTGGACGCCTCCAGGCAGGACGACGAGTTCTCCACGCTGGATGAGCCGGTGAAAGAGACCATCATGCGGGACCTCCGAGCTGTGGGCAAGAAGTTCGTCCACGTCCTGTACCCCAAGCAGAGCTCGGAGCTGCTGCGGGACTGGGACCtgtggggccccctgctgctctgCGTCACCCTGGCGCTGCTCCTGCAGGGCGGCGCGGCCGACCACGATGACCAGGGCGGGCCACAGTTTGCTGAG GTCTTCGTCATCGTCTGGTTCGGCGCCATCATCATCACGCTCAATTCCAAGCTGCTGGGCGGGACCATCTCCTTCTTCCAGAGCCTGTGCGTGCTGGGTTACTGCATCCTGCCGCTGACCGTCGCCATGGTCGTGTGTCGGCTGGTTCTGCTCGGCAGCACGGGCACCGTCAGCTTCGCCGTGCGGCTCGCGGTGGTCGCCGCGTCCTTCGCCTGGTCCACCTTCGCCTCCACGGCCTTCCTCGCCGGGAGCCAGCCGCCCAACCGCAAGGGGCTGGTGGTGTACCCGGTGTTCCTCTTCTACTTTGTGATCGGCTGGATGATCCTGACCTTCTCGCCGTCGCAGTAG